A window from Pyrococcus kukulkanii encodes these proteins:
- the fdhF gene encoding formate dehydrogenase subunit alpha, giving the protein MSEKLVPVVCPYCGVGCRLYIRSVDGYPVGIEYAKDIPGIANELGKLCPKGNAVIEYLLAKDRLKKPLKAKEHGKFVEISWSEAIREVAERLKEYAKDDPNQLMFFGSARTFNEPNYLIQKLARMLGTNNVDHCARLCHSSTVTGLKAVFGAGAMTNTYKDIEEADVIFIIGHNYAETHPVGFRYVLKAKERGAKIIVADPRFTRTAWFADIFLQNYPGTDIALLNGLIHVIIKEKLYDEKFVQERCVGFEDVVAVVEKFTPEFVEEVTGVPAELIVEAARTFATAGKGVITWAMGLTQHTHGHDNVRLAATLSAICGYQGREGCGVSPMRGQNNVQGACDLGVLPNVFPGYQAVTDPEKRKFFEEFWGVELSGEVGLTVIEATHAIEKGKVKAYYVMGENPAISDANMNHVLKALEKLEFMVVQDIVPTPTMEFADIVLPAAAMLENEGSLTNTERRVQWSFQAAKPPGEARPDWWIISEIGRAIGFSGNGAKGFEYAGPEDILREINACTPQYRGITPERLKANLAGIHWPCPSEDHPGTRVLYKDRFLTPDGKAHLAAVDYRGPAEMPDEEYPFLLTTVRYVGQYHTLTMTGRSRALVKRWPEPLAEIHPEDAKKFGIKTGDWIKIETRRGVYPVRAKVTRTVKKGVIAVPWHWGANVLTNDVLDPVSKIPETKACACRIAKISEEEARELMKAVPKIIPEFEVVKG; this is encoded by the coding sequence ATGAGTGAAAAACTCGTCCCTGTAGTCTGCCCCTACTGTGGTGTGGGGTGCAGACTTTACATTAGGAGTGTTGATGGGTATCCCGTGGGCATAGAATATGCCAAGGATATTCCCGGCATTGCGAACGAGCTCGGTAAGCTCTGTCCCAAGGGTAATGCCGTCATCGAATACCTCCTAGCCAAGGATAGGCTCAAAAAGCCGCTCAAAGCCAAGGAGCATGGTAAGTTCGTTGAGATCAGCTGGAGTGAGGCGATAAGGGAGGTAGCTGAGAGACTCAAGGAGTATGCCAAAGATGATCCGAATCAGCTTATGTTCTTTGGTTCTGCGAGAACTTTCAACGAGCCTAATTATCTCATTCAGAAGCTAGCTAGAATGCTCGGCACTAACAATGTGGATCACTGTGCAAGGCTCTGCCACTCATCCACTGTTACTGGCCTTAAGGCCGTTTTTGGCGCCGGTGCAATGACTAACACCTACAAGGATATCGAAGAGGCAGATGTTATCTTCATAATCGGGCACAATTATGCTGAGACTCATCCAGTTGGTTTCCGCTACGTCCTTAAGGCTAAGGAGAGGGGTGCTAAGATTATAGTTGCTGACCCGCGCTTTACAAGAACTGCCTGGTTCGCTGATATATTCCTCCAAAACTACCCTGGAACAGATATAGCTCTACTTAACGGTCTTATCCACGTCATTATTAAGGAAAAGCTCTATGATGAGAAGTTTGTCCAGGAGAGATGCGTGGGCTTTGAGGATGTTGTTGCAGTTGTCGAGAAGTTTACACCAGAGTTCGTTGAGGAAGTGACAGGTGTCCCTGCGGAACTTATAGTTGAGGCCGCGAGAACTTTCGCAACTGCAGGAAAAGGCGTTATAACATGGGCGATGGGTCTGACTCAGCACACCCACGGGCATGATAATGTCAGACTTGCTGCTACACTTTCAGCCATATGTGGTTACCAGGGAAGGGAAGGATGTGGAGTTTCACCCATGCGTGGCCAGAATAATGTTCAAGGAGCGTGCGACCTCGGAGTCCTTCCAAACGTCTTCCCGGGTTACCAGGCAGTTACCGACCCTGAGAAGAGGAAGTTCTTCGAGGAATTCTGGGGCGTTGAGCTGAGTGGTGAGGTGGGCCTAACAGTCATCGAGGCGACCCACGCTATAGAGAAGGGTAAGGTGAAGGCCTATTACGTCATGGGTGAGAACCCAGCCATAAGCGACGCCAACATGAACCATGTTCTAAAGGCCCTTGAAAAGCTTGAGTTTATGGTTGTCCAGGACATAGTTCCGACTCCAACTATGGAATTTGCCGATATAGTTCTGCCCGCAGCTGCAATGCTCGAGAATGAAGGTTCACTAACCAATACTGAGAGACGCGTACAGTGGAGCTTCCAGGCGGCAAAGCCACCTGGAGAAGCGAGGCCAGATTGGTGGATTATAAGTGAGATCGGAAGGGCCATTGGCTTCTCCGGAAATGGAGCGAAGGGATTCGAGTACGCTGGACCGGAGGATATCCTCAGGGAAATCAATGCATGCACACCCCAGTACAGGGGCATAACACCTGAGAGGCTTAAGGCCAACTTAGCGGGAATTCACTGGCCGTGCCCAAGTGAGGATCACCCTGGAACGAGGGTTCTCTACAAAGATAGGTTCCTGACTCCAGATGGGAAGGCCCACCTCGCGGCGGTTGACTACAGAGGGCCAGCCGAAATGCCAGACGAGGAGTACCCGTTCCTGCTTACCACGGTAAGGTACGTCGGTCAATACCATACGCTCACGATGACAGGAAGGAGCAGGGCTCTCGTCAAGCGCTGGCCGGAGCCTTTAGCCGAGATACACCCGGAGGATGCCAAAAAGTTCGGCATAAAGACCGGTGACTGGATAAAGATAGAGACGAGGAGGGGCGTTTACCCGGTCAGGGCCAAGGTCACAAGGACGGTTAAGAAGGGGGTAATAGCCGTTCCGTGGCACTGGGGAGCAAACGTCCTCACCAACGATGTCCTCGATCCGGTCTCAAAGATACCGGAGACCAAGGCCTGTGCCTGCAGAATAGCGAAGATAAGCGAAGAGGAAGCGAGGGAGCTGATGAAGGCAGTTCCAAAGATTATACCCGAGTTTGAGGTCGTGAAGGGGTGA
- a CDS encoding Coenzyme F420 hydrogenase/dehydrogenase, beta subunit C-terminal domain, producing MIGITDNLLGSVVGVYLARAKDEEILKRKVASGGAVTAMLIYALEKGLIDGVVTAKRVRGFEGQAIVARTREEILEAAGNKWSIVPFAARVKAKIEEEDLKKVAVVCLPCQAQFFGQMREFPILETDFGERIRYIIGLFCTGTFAFEALLNYLRIKYNIKAEDIKNITLKEGFLEIQHDDSFLQLPLKEVYSYLQTGCLVCTDYTGMWSDISAGFIEKEKGWTVLITRNIRGEELVKGAEREGYLEVRDGSHVMGDILRAAREKLARAQKNMMSLL from the coding sequence ATGATAGGCATAACCGATAATTTGCTCGGTAGCGTAGTGGGCGTATACCTCGCAAGGGCAAAGGATGAAGAGATACTTAAAAGGAAGGTTGCGAGTGGTGGTGCAGTTACTGCCATGCTAATCTATGCTCTTGAAAAAGGTCTTATAGATGGTGTTGTGACGGCAAAGAGAGTTAGGGGATTTGAAGGACAGGCTATTGTTGCGAGAACTAGGGAGGAGATCCTTGAGGCTGCTGGCAACAAGTGGAGTATAGTACCCTTTGCAGCAAGAGTGAAGGCTAAGATTGAAGAAGAAGATCTCAAAAAAGTGGCAGTTGTCTGCCTACCTTGTCAGGCTCAGTTCTTCGGTCAAATGAGAGAGTTCCCAATACTGGAAACAGACTTCGGGGAAAGGATAAGATATATAATAGGCCTATTTTGTACGGGAACCTTTGCCTTTGAAGCTCTCCTGAACTACTTAAGGATAAAATATAACATAAAGGCAGAGGATATAAAGAACATTACTCTCAAGGAAGGCTTCCTCGAGATACAACATGACGACTCTTTCCTTCAACTACCTCTCAAGGAGGTCTACTCTTATCTTCAGACTGGCTGCCTTGTCTGCACCGATTATACAGGAATGTGGAGCGACATATCGGCGGGCTTTATAGAAAAGGAGAAAGGCTGGACTGTTCTCATAACACGTAACATCCGTGGAGAGGAACTAGTTAAGGGGGCAGAGAGAGAGGGGTACCTTGAGGTGCGTGATGGTTCTCATGTGATGGGAGATATTCTCAGAGCAGCGAGGGAGAAACTTGCTAGGGCGCAAAAGAACATGATGAGCTTGCTTTGA
- a CDS encoding 4Fe-4S binding protein, whose protein sequence is MEKLRVLHVDIGGCEGCNVSIIRAYPKLIELIDLDISYLRDNGFKFDDYDVAIITGGVCMNEPSKIEKLKDIRKKADVVIAFGSCAAFGGILRFCRGGQEPRPDHRNFQPINAVINVDYSIPGCPPTPQMLQSFFKFFMSGNEARLRLFKVSANIKKLSGFDLLDDIVLTGLCIGCGACELSCPTGAIKLIDRRPTLAQERCIRCGTCYIRCPRASQLLSMGGEKR, encoded by the coding sequence ATGGAGAAGCTTAGGGTTCTCCATGTTGATATTGGAGGATGTGAGGGTTGCAACGTCAGCATAATCCGTGCATATCCTAAGCTCATAGAGTTAATTGACCTAGATATATCTTATCTTAGAGACAATGGCTTCAAGTTTGATGACTACGATGTTGCTATTATAACTGGTGGAGTCTGCATGAACGAACCAAGTAAAATTGAAAAGCTCAAGGATATCAGGAAGAAGGCAGATGTCGTGATAGCTTTTGGTTCCTGTGCAGCCTTCGGTGGAATCTTACGCTTCTGCCGTGGTGGCCAAGAGCCGAGGCCGGATCATAGGAACTTTCAGCCCATAAATGCAGTGATAAACGTAGATTATTCCATTCCTGGCTGCCCACCTACACCTCAGATGCTTCAGTCCTTCTTTAAGTTCTTTATGAGTGGCAATGAAGCAAGATTGAGACTCTTCAAAGTCAGCGCAAATATAAAGAAGTTGAGTGGCTTTGACTTGCTCGATGACATCGTTCTCACGGGCCTTTGCATCGGATGTGGCGCATGTGAACTCTCTTGCCCGACAGGAGCTATAAAACTCATCGACAGGAGACCTACATTGGCTCAAGAAAGATGTATTCGATGCGGAACGTGTTATATAAGATGCCCGCGTGCTTCTCAGCTTCTCTCTATGGGGGGTGAGAAAAGATGA
- a CDS encoding hydrogenase 4 subunit D, which translates to MEELFLLSFLIPLIGGLLLFTLDGKRADYFMLITVILATILNLVGAYEFYSAGMPSIHKVFVSSASFGEVYGLLIDPMSVCVGLVVITAGLLFMLYAKDYMSPDNKEHPVYEGKGRFYAWMVLFIGATLAFIYSSSVLQLLIFFELMSLACWGVVSYYRTNKAKRAAYKALIVTNFGAMIGLYTAVGIGLTRLHDLSLFAYSGLDDHLKLIVFITVMIAAFTKSAQFPLYSWLPDAMEAPTPASAFLHGAAMVEMGVFLLARFIQFMHPIPREGFYVMAALIIATQIICILMYPLQRDAKRLLAYSTIAESGLMYVALATAVLGLQGGLQASIFQLFNHAYIKGLAFLTAGTFSYALGTLDMNKIRGLIKAPTVGYSWTFALLGLAGVPPFGVFFGKLGILSNAQAMSESALVIAMFILLLIDSAVFLMVSLKRIHGMVFSEGDVKVEITPLMKAVMIILLVLAIIAPYIAYPLVIKVRW; encoded by the coding sequence ATGGAGGAACTTTTCCTTCTTTCCTTTTTAATTCCACTGATTGGAGGTCTTTTACTGTTTACACTCGACGGTAAGAGGGCAGACTATTTCATGCTCATCACGGTCATCTTAGCAACCATCTTGAATCTTGTGGGTGCTTATGAATTCTATTCTGCGGGAATGCCATCCATCCATAAGGTTTTTGTGAGCTCCGCGAGCTTTGGCGAGGTCTATGGCCTTTTAATAGATCCGATGAGCGTGTGCGTAGGTTTGGTCGTCATAACGGCAGGTCTGCTCTTCATGCTCTATGCTAAGGACTACATGAGCCCAGACAACAAGGAACATCCAGTTTACGAGGGTAAAGGCCGCTTTTACGCTTGGATGGTTCTCTTCATAGGTGCAACGTTGGCCTTCATTTACTCCTCTTCCGTTCTTCAGCTTCTGATATTCTTTGAGCTCATGAGTCTTGCCTGTTGGGGTGTGGTTAGCTATTACAGGACGAACAAGGCCAAGAGGGCCGCTTACAAGGCGCTGATAGTTACTAACTTTGGAGCGATGATAGGCCTATACACGGCAGTTGGAATCGGCCTGACTAGGCTTCATGACCTCAGCCTGTTCGCGTACTCGGGCCTTGACGACCACCTCAAGCTTATCGTTTTCATAACGGTGATGATAGCGGCCTTCACGAAGAGCGCTCAATTCCCACTATACTCATGGCTTCCAGATGCTATGGAAGCTCCAACACCAGCAAGCGCTTTTCTCCATGGGGCGGCGATGGTTGAGATGGGCGTCTTCCTCCTCGCGAGGTTCATCCAGTTTATGCACCCAATCCCCAGGGAGGGCTTTTACGTCATGGCTGCCCTGATAATAGCCACCCAGATAATCTGCATCCTCATGTATCCGCTCCAGAGGGATGCAAAAAGACTCCTCGCATACTCGACCATAGCCGAGTCGGGCCTAATGTATGTAGCCCTCGCGACAGCTGTCCTCGGATTACAAGGCGGACTGCAGGCCTCCATCTTCCAGCTATTCAACCACGCCTACATCAAAGGCCTGGCATTTCTAACGGCCGGAACCTTCAGCTACGCCCTCGGAACGCTCGATATGAACAAAATAAGAGGCCTAATCAAAGCTCCGACAGTCGGCTACAGCTGGACCTTCGCGCTACTCGGCTTGGCAGGAGTCCCACCCTTTGGTGTCTTCTTCGGTAAGCTTGGCATACTCAGCAATGCTCAAGCGATGAGTGAGAGTGCCCTCGTTATTGCCATGTTTATCCTGCTACTCATAGACTCAGCCGTATTCCTCATGGTGTCCCTGAAGAGGATACACGGCATGGTTTTCAGCGAAGGTGATGTGAAGGTCGAGATAACGCCTCTGATGAAGGCGGTGATGATTATCTTACTCGTACTCGCGATAATAGCTCCGTACATAGCCTATCCACTCGTCATCAAGGTGAGGTGGTGA
- a CDS encoding 4Fe-4S dicluster domain-containing protein, whose amino-acid sequence MARKTIFIDFSKCIECRACEVACEREHNGRSFINVFEWQEMAAMALNCRHCEKAPCVEVCPTNALYRDEDGAVLLAPQKCIGCLMCGIVCPFGIPELDLINKIMMKCDLCAHRRAEGKLPACVETCPTDALLYGDFNEIMRERRKKFTEKAIRLAKTAERIKLTGV is encoded by the coding sequence ATGGCTAGGAAGACCATCTTTATCGACTTTTCAAAGTGCATTGAGTGCCGCGCCTGTGAGGTCGCCTGTGAAAGGGAGCATAACGGAAGGTCCTTCATCAACGTATTCGAGTGGCAGGAAATGGCTGCTATGGCGCTCAACTGCCGCCACTGTGAGAAGGCACCGTGTGTTGAGGTCTGTCCGACAAATGCGCTCTATCGCGACGAGGATGGTGCGGTTCTGCTGGCACCGCAGAAGTGTATCGGCTGTCTCATGTGCGGTATAGTCTGTCCCTTCGGAATACCGGAACTTGACCTCATTAATAAGATCATGATGAAATGTGACCTCTGTGCCCACAGAAGGGCTGAAGGGAAGTTGCCTGCCTGTGTTGAGACTTGTCCAACGGATGCTCTTCTCTACGGTGACTTCAACGAAATAATGAGAGAGAGAAGGAAGAAATTCACAGAGAAAGCCATCAGGCTAGCAAAGACTGCGGAACGCATCAAGCTGACTGGAGTGTGA
- a CDS encoding nickel-dependent hydrogenase large subunit — MSETVINEVCRIAGEAKLVLYEEGGVVQDAFFVATAPVRGFEKLVVGKNPLFAVEAVMRICGLCHASHGIAASEAIENAIGITPPRNGLLMREAIGLINRVQSHILEFLMVTGDLLAKEKRNEVLFKLMKFHAKISDYLLKLGGAATHPSNLTIGGMLSVPKWSVFNNLKACLPALMNEWEELRHLLTDEDIQTEVAEELREKKVENEYLATGLFYGDRFNIDIKTIETIPYYEFRKENQHSKDSTTLVAFYGGHKVETGPRARMKVYRNFRDSSLYGLHLARIEDTTLALLRFEEILEGIKMNQPFRTGNIIFGPGKGVGVYEAPRGTLIHIVELGEEGRVMSLKIIVPTMFNIPVMEEMTKGLSVKAAEAVIRLYDPCIPCTTHVVRLR, encoded by the coding sequence GTGAGTGAGACCGTCATAAATGAAGTCTGTCGAATAGCTGGTGAAGCTAAGTTAGTACTCTACGAGGAGGGGGGAGTTGTTCAAGATGCTTTCTTCGTTGCAACGGCCCCTGTTAGAGGGTTCGAAAAGCTCGTCGTCGGTAAGAATCCTCTCTTCGCTGTTGAAGCTGTGATGAGGATATGTGGTCTCTGTCATGCCTCTCACGGCATAGCAGCGAGTGAAGCCATTGAGAATGCAATAGGTATAACACCCCCAAGAAATGGACTTCTGATGAGGGAAGCCATTGGACTAATTAACAGGGTTCAAAGCCATATCCTTGAGTTCCTTATGGTTACTGGTGACCTCCTCGCTAAAGAGAAGAGGAACGAAGTTCTTTTCAAGCTTATGAAGTTCCATGCGAAGATAAGTGATTACCTTTTAAAGCTTGGAGGAGCAGCGACCCATCCGTCAAACCTGACCATTGGGGGAATGTTAAGTGTTCCTAAATGGAGCGTCTTTAACAACCTCAAAGCCTGCTTACCAGCCCTTATGAATGAGTGGGAAGAGCTTAGACACCTTCTCACCGATGAGGATATCCAGACAGAAGTTGCGGAAGAGTTGAGAGAAAAGAAGGTTGAGAATGAATACCTTGCAACCGGTCTCTTTTATGGGGATAGATTTAACATTGATATAAAAACCATCGAAACAATACCATACTATGAATTTAGAAAGGAGAACCAGCATTCTAAAGATTCGACAACTCTTGTGGCCTTCTACGGGGGACATAAAGTAGAAACCGGACCAAGAGCAAGGATGAAAGTTTACAGAAACTTTAGGGACTCTTCCCTTTATGGGCTCCATTTGGCCAGGATAGAGGACACAACGCTTGCCCTTTTAAGATTTGAAGAAATTTTAGAAGGAATAAAAATGAATCAGCCCTTTAGAACTGGGAATATAATTTTTGGACCTGGTAAGGGTGTTGGTGTCTATGAGGCACCGAGGGGAACATTGATACATATTGTAGAGCTTGGCGAAGAGGGTAGGGTCATGTCTCTGAAGATAATAGTTCCGACGATGTTTAACATACCAGTAATGGAAGAAATGACCAAGGGGCTGAGCGTCAAAGCAGCTGAGGCCGTAATACGCCTTTACGATCCATGTATCCCATGTACAACTCACGTCGTTAGGTTGAGGTGA
- a CDS encoding complex I subunit 5 family protein, with protein MFEFTLTLSLDRTAVLFVFNVAILGLAAILASVRYLEIYTFRPKIPYYPTLLIFIVSMLLIPLVHDWLSFLFLWEIMTLASYFLIIYDWPEESAKKAGWKYFATMHLLDTSPLMLAIAIYYASHGTFNFGSITAHGNIIVALFLLGFAAKAGLFPFHFWLPDAHPAAPSPVSALLSGAMVELALYGTIRVLKSVGWSTSEWIIYTLGAMAVLSMLTAMLSYSIQDDVKRLFAWSTIDNMGWMYLLILAGLLGVTGVEKSIGYYVVSHGLAKAAAFISTGALLYVFGTRNLDEVRGIMNSDQLTAGLLMTSIFALEGVPPFNLFLSKLDVIRILLAVSPGLAYFAAIEWVVAFVLFLRVIHTYIISDGRPEPKRKLAGSIVIAVAMLLLLSMVSQFVCEYLWVRW; from the coding sequence ATGTTCGAGTTCACTCTCACACTCTCACTCGACAGGACGGCTGTCCTATTTGTCTTCAACGTTGCGATACTCGGCTTGGCAGCAATACTCGCATCGGTGAGATACCTAGAGATTTACACCTTCAGGCCGAAGATCCCTTACTATCCAACCCTGCTAATCTTCATCGTCTCAATGCTTCTCATACCTCTCGTCCACGACTGGCTCAGCTTTCTCTTTCTCTGGGAGATAATGACGCTTGCATCCTATTTCCTCATAATCTATGACTGGCCTGAGGAGAGTGCCAAGAAGGCCGGGTGGAAGTACTTTGCAACAATGCATCTCCTTGATACCTCGCCACTGATGCTAGCTATCGCAATATACTATGCCTCCCATGGCACCTTCAACTTTGGATCTATAACTGCTCACGGGAATATTATCGTTGCTCTGTTTCTCCTTGGATTCGCGGCCAAGGCGGGTCTCTTCCCGTTCCACTTCTGGCTACCGGATGCCCATCCAGCAGCACCCAGTCCAGTCTCGGCATTGTTAAGCGGTGCAATGGTCGAACTTGCCCTATATGGAACAATAAGGGTGCTTAAAAGCGTTGGCTGGAGCACCTCAGAGTGGATAATCTATACGCTCGGAGCTATGGCGGTTCTTAGCATGCTCACTGCGATGCTCAGCTATTCTATCCAAGATGACGTCAAGAGGCTCTTTGCCTGGTCAACAATAGATAACATGGGTTGGATGTACCTGCTGATCTTAGCTGGTCTACTTGGAGTTACTGGCGTTGAAAAGAGCATTGGTTACTATGTTGTTTCCCACGGTCTGGCTAAGGCAGCAGCCTTCATCTCGACGGGAGCTCTTCTCTATGTCTTTGGAACGAGGAATCTTGATGAAGTCAGAGGAATAATGAACTCCGACCAGCTCACCGCTGGACTACTGATGACCTCAATATTTGCCCTAGAGGGTGTTCCACCCTTTAACCTTTTCCTGAGCAAGCTTGACGTCATAAGAATCCTCTTGGCAGTTAGTCCGGGTCTAGCTTACTTCGCCGCCATTGAGTGGGTGGTGGCGTTTGTTCTGTTCCTCAGGGTGATTCACACGTACATAATCAGCGACGGTAGGCCGGAACCTAAGAGGAAGCTCGCGGGAAGCATAGTGATAGCGGTGGCAATGCTCCTGCTCCTCTCGATGGTGAGCCAGTTCGTCTGCGAGTATTTATGGGTAAGGTGGTGA
- a CDS encoding proton-conducting transporter transmembrane domain-containing protein, whose product MMEFFTLTLGLYMASMLAVLPLRNNYEKSIRVGHGFTALASLALLAFVIEALPTAVRGGAIDLTLVGISFHIDGLSLILCMVLGILGLATSLYSPRYMESYKKLGRGWVYIILYSTFMLSMILIVTVANLLWFVFFWEVMTLASYLLMIWEHNEDHVRKAGWKYFVTMHITSTLPLLLALALLYAKTGSVEGLDFANLSKLHLGAIYYLLFLIGFGSKAGVVPIHFWLPDAHPIAPSNVSALMSGAMIKVAVYGLVRLTCFVMKPTEIFGYIVGAIGAITLTVGTLYALKQTDAKRLLAYHSVGQMGYIWLGVGTGILFLAKGGEWAAFGAIALAAGLYHLLNHAIFKGLLFLSAGSILYRTRSKDLNKLAGLAKLMPVTAVFTFVAAMSIAGVPPFNGFMSKWMIYQATFLSRNIVIVIFGIFALFISSVTLASFLKFYTTAFGGEPNELTKEAKEVPIEMLIAKGLLALLCLLFGLIPSTVVPLLVSPGKILSCSDLSGWLTITPSFIMIKVPGMPAGGETLFKPLLFVIVFGVAFTVLYVAFPIRKRIYKPWTLGEPVPIDAYKMKAGNYYEAFEEYIHFLYRWGNELSKLGRKITDSTSHAYLWLCTKLHEISGTISKALTNAGLLYLRSASELYLDEFIFAPFVKILCGLGLVLDEESRKVNAGLTLAFVTLAIILVLTLL is encoded by the coding sequence ATGATGGAGTTTTTCACTCTCACGTTAGGCCTTTATATGGCTTCGATGCTTGCAGTCCTACCCCTCAGGAACAACTATGAGAAGTCAATTCGCGTTGGGCACGGCTTCACGGCGTTGGCTTCACTGGCACTGTTGGCCTTCGTAATCGAGGCCTTACCCACCGCGGTAAGGGGAGGGGCCATCGACTTAACCCTGGTCGGAATTTCCTTCCACATTGATGGGCTCTCTTTGATACTCTGCATGGTTCTCGGCATCCTTGGGCTAGCTACCTCACTTTACTCCCCGCGCTACATGGAGTCCTACAAGAAGCTCGGAAGAGGATGGGTCTACATAATTCTCTACTCGACCTTCATGCTTTCAATGATACTCATAGTAACGGTGGCCAACTTGCTCTGGTTCGTGTTCTTCTGGGAAGTGATGACCCTAGCCTCTTACCTGCTTATGATATGGGAGCACAACGAGGATCACGTCAGGAAGGCCGGCTGGAAGTACTTCGTCACCATGCACATTACTAGCACACTGCCTCTTCTCTTGGCCCTGGCCTTGCTCTACGCCAAGACAGGTTCAGTGGAGGGCTTGGACTTCGCGAACCTGTCCAAGCTCCATCTTGGGGCAATCTACTACCTCTTGTTTCTCATAGGCTTTGGCAGCAAGGCCGGCGTTGTTCCGATTCACTTCTGGCTACCGGATGCCCATCCGATAGCCCCAAGCAACGTTTCAGCATTGATGAGCGGTGCCATGATTAAAGTTGCCGTCTACGGCCTAGTCAGGCTCACATGCTTCGTCATGAAGCCGACAGAGATTTTTGGCTACATTGTTGGGGCCATAGGTGCAATAACCTTAACCGTTGGAACGCTCTATGCCCTCAAGCAGACCGATGCCAAGAGGCTTCTCGCCTATCATAGCGTTGGTCAGATGGGTTACATCTGGCTCGGAGTAGGCACCGGAATCCTCTTCCTCGCCAAGGGCGGCGAGTGGGCAGCCTTCGGAGCGATAGCTTTGGCCGCTGGGCTTTATCACCTCCTTAATCATGCAATCTTTAAGGGTTTGCTCTTCCTCTCGGCCGGTTCCATCCTCTACAGGACGAGAAGTAAGGATCTCAACAAGCTCGCCGGACTTGCAAAGCTCATGCCAGTCACTGCGGTCTTCACTTTCGTGGCGGCAATGTCGATAGCTGGAGTTCCTCCCTTCAACGGTTTTATGAGCAAGTGGATGATATATCAAGCTACCTTCCTTTCAAGAAACATCGTCATCGTCATCTTTGGCATCTTTGCCCTCTTCATAAGCTCTGTGACCCTTGCATCTTTCCTCAAGTTCTATACGACAGCCTTCGGAGGTGAGCCCAACGAGCTGACCAAGGAGGCCAAAGAGGTTCCAATTGAGATGCTTATTGCTAAGGGTCTCTTGGCACTGTTGTGCCTTCTCTTCGGCCTGATACCCTCCACTGTAGTTCCACTGCTAGTCTCGCCCGGAAAGATCCTTAGTTGTTCTGATCTCTCGGGGTGGCTCACCATAACGCCCTCATTCATCATGATAAAGGTTCCTGGAATGCCTGCTGGAGGGGAGACGCTCTTCAAACCGCTCCTCTTCGTGATAGTCTTCGGCGTGGCTTTTACTGTGCTCTATGTGGCATTCCCGATTCGCAAGAGAATCTACAAGCCCTGGACACTCGGAGAACCCGTTCCAATAGACGCCTACAAGATGAAAGCTGGCAACTACTACGAGGCCTTCGAGGAATACATACACTTCCTCTATCGTTGGGGGAATGAACTAAGCAAGCTCGGCAGAAAGATAACAGATAGTACGAGTCACGCTTACCTCTGGCTCTGCACGAAGCTCCACGAAATATCTGGTACGATATCAAAGGCTCTAACCAACGCCGGTCTACTATATCTACGCTCTGCCAGCGAACTCTACCTCGATGAGTTCATCTTCGCACCCTTCGTCAAGATACTGTGCGGGCTTGGCCTTGTGCTCGACGAGGAAAGCAGGAAGGTCAACGCGGGCTTAACGCTGGCCTTTGTGACTTTGGCAATAATTTTAGTCTTGACACTCCTGTGA